In a genomic window of Sutcliffiella sp. FSL R7-0096:
- a CDS encoding DUF2441 domain-containing protein: protein MKDKEFYVYHIVTRKKMSLGQKINFDKNQKNTLYSFFFEKEQLNSTGEDFIKIINGHYTSEGLNLNSENGEVAIKYIGQTIRAIREVVVEMVRLQEFPEYPSRLSCLYATRSYEEALKWKDIFESYNRQVLQVVKLKVLGNSFEGDGNLLPREDGVPFAKKIEQAREYWSGKINNDLPELLINGEIEVVEIINDFSA from the coding sequence ATGAAAGATAAAGAATTTTATGTTTACCACATTGTTACGAGGAAGAAAATGAGCCTTGGTCAGAAAATTAACTTTGATAAGAACCAAAAAAACACCTTATATAGCTTCTTTTTTGAAAAGGAACAATTGAATTCAACTGGTGAGGACTTTATAAAAATTATTAACGGACATTATACTAGTGAGGGCTTAAACTTGAATAGTGAAAATGGTGAAGTCGCCATCAAGTATATAGGTCAAACAATCAGAGCTATCAGAGAAGTAGTAGTGGAAATGGTCAGGTTACAAGAATTTCCTGAATATCCTTCAAGATTATCCTGTTTATATGCAACAAGAAGTTATGAAGAAGCTCTAAAATGGAAAGACATTTTTGAATCTTACAATCGACAAGTATTGCAAGTTGTTAAACTCAAAGTTTTAGGAAACTCTTTTGAGGGTGATGGAAACCTATTACCTAGAGAGGATGGGGTCCCTTTCGCAAAAAAGATTGAACAAGCGAGAGAATATTGGAGTGGTAAAATAAACAATGACCTTCCTGAACTTTTAATTAACGGTGAAATTGAAGTGGTAGAAATAATTAATGATTTCTCAGCTTAA
- a CDS encoding GNAT family N-acetyltransferase, translating to MKFKVYENAHDFEKKIESFLLEKEDVFSLFYGVLQAIKAGNYENPFMATIEEDGNVLAFFQMTPPHPLNIIFVDENRLDEIIDFFIKNMVELKIEFRSIISLKEWAYKVAEKWEDKTGKAHQLLMDQGLYRLKTVNEMLVHSPGSWRYAEESDSALIEKWFNSFENDAGLSTSPIEQVKKRVAMFLKEQEIFIWEDKGKIVSMMKKSRPTKNGVTVSLVFTPKEERKKGYARTLVTAVSKELLKDFNFCVLYTDLRNPTSNKIYREIGYERIADSVHLGFDKGE from the coding sequence ATGAAATTTAAAGTTTATGAGAATGCTCATGATTTTGAGAAAAAGATAGAGTCGTTTTTATTGGAAAAGGAAGATGTATTCAGTCTTTTTTATGGTGTACTGCAAGCGATTAAAGCTGGTAATTATGAGAATCCATTTATGGCAACAATTGAGGAAGACGGAAATGTGTTAGCCTTTTTCCAAATGACACCACCGCATCCGTTAAATATTATCTTTGTCGATGAAAACCGTCTAGATGAAATAATTGATTTCTTCATAAAAAATATGGTCGAACTTAAAATTGAATTTCGTTCAATCATCAGTTTGAAAGAGTGGGCATACAAAGTTGCGGAGAAGTGGGAAGATAAAACAGGTAAGGCTCATCAACTGCTTATGGACCAGGGATTGTATCGTTTAAAAACGGTCAATGAAATGCTTGTACATAGTCCAGGTTCTTGGCGTTATGCGGAAGAAAGTGATTCTGCACTAATCGAGAAGTGGTTCAACTCATTCGAAAATGATGCCGGACTGTCTACTTCGCCAATCGAACAAGTAAAAAAACGTGTTGCAATGTTTCTAAAGGAACAAGAGATCTTTATTTGGGAGGACAAAGGAAAGATAGTGTCTATGATGAAGAAGTCACGTCCTACAAAGAACGGGGTAACCGTTAGTTTGGTTTTTACTCCAAAGGAAGAACGCAAAAAAGGATATGCTCGGACGCTTGTTACGGCAGTATCAAAAGAACTACTTAAAGACTTCAACTTTTGCGTCCTGTACACAGATTTGAGGAATCCGACATCAAATAAGATTTATAGGGAAATTGGCTATGAAAGGATTGCAGACTCTGTTCATCTCGGCTTTGATAAAGGCGAATAA
- a CDS encoding DUF6188 family protein — translation MYRKISNIDFTNFTGQKVIEVNTEKNLPLGIDFETGSIIIECPWRLQVSNEVVIGYTDCIQAPDKYSHKNVEKLLLGKSILNIIHFEEISDLVVEFEGNILLELFHDSNYFEGWQLRGDNGFYLFTLPGGSYSD, via the coding sequence GTGTATAGAAAAATAAGTAATATAGATTTTACCAATTTTACTGGTCAGAAGGTTATTGAAGTAAATACAGAAAAGAACTTACCTTTAGGAATAGACTTTGAAACAGGAAGTATAATCATTGAATGCCCTTGGAGGTTACAAGTTTCTAATGAAGTTGTAATTGGTTATACAGACTGTATCCAAGCACCAGACAAATACTCACATAAAAATGTTGAAAAGCTTCTATTGGGGAAGAGTATATTGAATATTATACATTTTGAAGAAATATCCGATTTAGTTGTGGAATTTGAAGGAAACATTCTTCTTGAGTTGTTTCACGACAGTAATTATTTTGAGGGATGGCAATTAAGAGGAGACAACGGGTTTTATTTATTCACTTTACCAGGAGGATCTTATTCGGATTAG